One Phycisphaera mikurensis NBRC 102666 DNA window includes the following coding sequences:
- the thiS gene encoding sulfur carrier protein ThiS has translation MPRLTVNGTPRDSRAATLADLVADLGLAGKPVAAERNGAVVPKREHAETALAENDTIELVTLVGGG, from the coding sequence ATGCCCCGCCTGACCGTCAACGGAACCCCCCGCGACTCGCGGGCCGCCACGCTGGCCGACCTCGTCGCCGATCTCGGCCTTGCGGGCAAGCCCGTCGCCGCGGAGCGCAACGGGGCCGTCGTCCCCAAGCGGGAGCACGCCGAGACGGCCCTCGCGGAGAACGACACGATCGAGCTGGTCACCCTCGTCGGCGGCGGCTGA